Proteins from one Danaus plexippus chromosome 2, MEX_DaPlex, whole genome shotgun sequence genomic window:
- the LOC116779761 gene encoding alpha-tocopherol transfer protein-like, with protein MVRELTPELSAIAKKDLNEHPKQLANDLTNLKEWISKQPHLKARTDDQWLAALLRGCKFSLERAKSKLDLFYTLRSTAPDVTLRLKPTEPAFIEFLRLGTCLILPQPKNLHPTVIMIRPGAFDPEKYNGADIMCILYYLVQILVMENDVAAVMGTMILVDYQNVTMSHLTQANPSLLKKLVAVSQDSLPLRLKGSHHVNVPPGIEIIFKLVSGFLGEKAKQRLRIYKCYDELLEILPKDTVPVEYGGSGGSVKEIIEYWENKIVEYRPWLEEEMKYGTDESKRVNKDNFDVSNQGSFRTLDID; from the exons aaagatttaaatgagCATCCAAAGCAGCTTGCAAatgatttaacaaatttaaaagaatggATATCAAAACAACCTCATTTAAAAGCGAGAACTG atgACCAATGGCTGGCTGCTTTGCTGAGGGGTTGTAAGTTCAGCTTAGAACGTGCCAAGAGTAAATTGgacttattttatactttgcGTTCCACCGCTCCCGATGTCACCTTAAGATTGAAGCCAACGGAACCAGCATTTATAGAATTTCTCAGACTTGG AACATGTCTAATACTACCTCAACCAAAAAATCTGCATCCGACTGTTATAATGATAAGGCCGGGTGCCTTTGAtccagaaaaatataatggtgctgatataatgtgtattttatactaCTTAGTACAG atattagtCATGGAAAACGACGTGGCCGCTGTGATGGGAACCATGATACTGGTTGATTACCAGAATGTTACGATGAGTCATTTAACACAAGCAAATCCTAGTCTTTTGAAGAAATTGGTAGCCGTCAGCCAG GACTCGTTGCCGCTGCGTCTCAAAGGTAGCCATCATGTGAATGTCCCTCCTggtatagaaattatttttaaacttgtaTCTGGTTTTTTGGGAGAAAAAGCAAAACAGAGA CTGCGAATTTATAAATGCTATGACGAGTTACTTGAAATTTTACCAAAGGACACAGTTCCAGTTGAATATGGAGGAAGTGGCGGCTcagtaaaagaaattatag aataTTGGGAGAATAAGATCGTAGAGTACAGGCCGTGGTTGGAGGAAGAGATGAAGTACGGCACTGACGAGAGCAAAAGAGtgaataaagataattttgacGTCAGTAATCAGGGTTCATTCAGAACGTTAGatatagattaa
- the LOC116779759 gene encoding alpha-tocopherol transfer protein-like — translation MKIRPLCPLLQEKAEKELFEKSNRISSDVEAIKEWLKKQPHLQAVNPTDQWLIAFLRGNKYSLERTKEKCEMYYTLRTVVPEIFKGRDPMDPYIQDILKLGFFLPIKSCKSTDACKATITRFGASDSSKYHLLDIMKVMFMIIEILLLEDDNFVVAGMDVLFDMKGVGINILSQWTPTIAKKLIFLIEKALPVRMKSSHVIYIPPGFEAAYNLFKAFVADKIKQRFHLYGQNHDGMYDTLPRSILPKEYGGDDGSLQELIDFWKRKVESYRDWFLKEETERSNEALRPDKSKTTSNLFGVEGSFRQLDID, via the exons ATGAAGATCCGACCACTTTGTCCGCTTCTGCAAGAAAAAGCCGAGAAGGAACTTTTTGAGAAATCAAATAGAATATCTTCGGATGTCGAGGCTATTAAGGAATGGTTAAAGAAACAACCACATTTGCAAGCAGTTAACCCAA CTGATCAATGGTTGATAGCATTTTTAAGAGGGAACAAGTACAGTTTAGAAAGGACTAAAGAGAAATGTGAAATGTACTACACTCTGCGTACCGTAGTACCAGAAATATTCAAGGGTAGAGACCCAATGGATCCTTATATACaggacatattaaaattagg attttttcTACCGATAAAATCATGTAAAAGCACAGATGCATGCAAGGCAACTATTACCAGGTTCGGAGCCTCTGACTCTTCAAAATATCATTTGCTTGATATTATGAAAGTAATGTTTATGATCATCGAAATACTTCTACTAGAGGATGATAACTTCGTGGTAGCTGGAATG gatGTGCTGTTTGATATGAAGGGGGTTGGGATAAACATTCTAAGTCAGTGGACTCCGACCATCgctaagaaattaatattcttaatagaGAAGGCTCTACCAGTGAGAATGAAGAGTAGtcacgtaatatatatacctcCAGGTTTTGAAGCGgcttataatttgtttaaagctTTTGTAGCagacaaaattaaacaacgg tttcatcTGTACGGCCAAAATCATGATGGAATGTACGACACTCTTCCTCGAAGTATTCTTCCAAAGGAATATGGTGGAGACGATGGGTCTTTGCAAGAACTAATTG ACTTCTGGAAAAGGAAAGTCGAAAGTTACCGTGATTGGTTCCTTAAAGAAGAAACTGAACGTTCAAATGAAGCTCTGAGACCTGATAAATCCAAAACTACTTCGAATCTTTTTGGAGTGGAAGGATCTTTTAGACAGTTagatattgattaa